ccgaatttagtcatcgactatattaaagttagacattattcacattatcacATTTAAAACTTGAACTCTACACCAAGTTCtagattttgattgaactcatcAATATATTATTGGTTCAAATGTTTTTagttatattacattgtaatataagTTTAATTCGGATATGAAATGTTGAAATTTTCCATATATTAGacttcaaagtaaaaattagttatattttaaatatcatctcaaaaaacattaatattatctaaactaaattttaagtgaacttaataagttattggttcggatatatttttagttatgttatatacatatataaatttgattcagaatcaaatataaaaaatagtacatatattagacttaaaagtaaaaaattatatttattcaatttaaacaaaacattttcaaaaacattctaaatataaggtctaaaaatcactcgaaattaaacgtGTGTTAATATTATAATGGTAGtcttaataaatataaatttgaaaaaataagtgttagcaaataagttttttaacaaaaaaaaaaaaaaaaaaaaaaaaaaaaaacacaaacaaacaaacagagAATAGAAAGTAAAAAACATAACAGTTTCCTGGCGTAAATGTGCTCAAGCATTTTTCTTAGATGTCTCtaactatatttaaaaaacaaaaaaaaaaaaaagaaaaacaataatattacatgtatttttattttactctaTACTTTTGAATGTATTGATTATTgatcttaattataaaagtgatttaattttgttttctttcaccTGATTAATGCATTTTACATCATGAGAATATATAGTGTTGTGAGTAGCATTAACATTATTCTTCATGTAATGAGATGAATGTTGACAATTATATTGTTGGAAGTAGAAAGTGGGGGAAAGGCGTTTTTCCAAAAGTTGGGCCGTAAGTTGTATTGGGTTCAGATTTGCATGTATTACAACGACCCACACTTTGTTGCCCACTTCTGCAAGAAATCAACTCGACTATTCAcggattgttatgccgtggacccaggtccaccttgcaaggtagacccttgggtctacattcacatacactatactctacattcacatacactatattgtacattcacactttgtaaactctacattcacacattacatgattatatgtttagtaactatattaccactgttatgcattcacacattcaaaactctatattcacaggtcctgtactctatattcacaacttaagaactccacattcacacattacaaggctacaagttgctagaacttcttaactctattacatattcacacatgcataactctacattcacgatttctatactctacattcacactttgaaacctctacattcacacatttttgggcaactctaATTCAGCAatgtgtttactaatttaaaaaaaaaaaaaaaaaaaaaaagagacaaaacgacgtagttttggacccaggtccaccttgcaaggtggacctgggtccacgacaTAATTTGCCACTATTCACAGACGCGTCTACCACAACTGTAACCATAACCATAAATAATCCTATCATTTACTGTGTGCAAAATCGGCCGACATTTatcgctatatatatatttaggttCTCATGGATTTTAATAACTCGAGTGGTCCGAATTAACAATACCCGATAAGATTAAAGAAATTGACAAGTAGAATTAAACAAAGAATATGGTAATAATGagataatatgaataattacaGAGATAATATTGTATTAGAATTGTGAGAATTGTGTGATAACAAGACAAGTATGTTCTTAAGACAAGATGTGTCTTAATGAGACATAGAGGAGTGTTTTCATACCCTCTTTCGGCCCTAACCACCTCCGAAAAGGAGGTGTGTTGTTGCAACGACCTTGAACCGTGCTTGATGCCGAAAAGACCGCGTCAACCTGATGTCCCGTGCCTCAGCCAAGTCCTGTACACGGTCGAGATGACCCCGCAGAAAGGTCGACCGAGATGACCCCTCGCGGAAGGATCAGTTGAGTTGACCCCATGGAGGGGTCGGTCAAGATGACCCCTCGGAGGGATCGGCCAAGATGACCCCGCGGAGAGTCGACCAAGATGACCCCGTGAAAGGGTCGGCCAAGACACGGGCAAGCTTAGCCCAGTTTGGCTCGGCCGAGGCTAAGCTCGGCCAAGCCCGGGGACGGCCGGGATAGATTTTCGGGTCATTCCCGATGCTTGAATATGATTCCGTCTGTGTTGATCTTCCATGGGTCCATTTACGATTTATCCATCAGGTTCATATGAGAACCTATATTAACATGTGAACCTGAAAATCAATTGGACCctttatttataatagttaATGATGTATGTCATCTATAACAAAATGCACATACGTAGTGATCTTTTATAGGAAGTTATTGGTAATAAATCAAGTAGTGTACAGGTTGTGAGAAGTTTGTTGGTGAATAATTGTATGAATATCGGTAATGCAATTTTATTCTTCCTTAAGACCAACTTAAATGATTCATCGTATTTAGTAAAATCTTAATCAATAATTAGTTTAAGGCGGTCAGATTTAGACAACCAATAAGTTACATCCTTTTATCCTTTATCTTCTTGGATTGCAAAATAAATTTCAtctaaaatacatatttgaataatgattgtgtttggttgacatgtttagctatctacggaatgagtatcaaagtcattgttattgtttggttgacaggtttttagaatattacTATGACTTTTGATTacccattaattgcaaaactcattccctaataaaataagggtttcatccccTTTCTCCTCAACcacttccccaactattaataatcattcacattccgcccaactaccaaacatacaaaatactttcaccaaaacccattagtattaccaagtatttgatacccattccgatttcgattccatgtgcgaaccaaacacacccctaaTCTTCTTTTTTGCCAAAGACTTGTagtcaagcggcatagttgtggcTCTCCCAAGTGAGAGATCACAGGTTCAAACCCCAGTGAGCGTTGACTCTTTGTCTTttaatagattaaaaaattatgtacgaacagatactgtattgtaaCGGAGTCGTACTAAGAAAAATCTCCTTCCCTTTCCATTAATAAAGTAATTAAATCGGTCTGACTGAGTGACTGATGAACTAAgaaaaccaaataaaattataaagccaataaaattttgaactcggctaatttttttttttggtaaatttatcAGGTCTTTCTCCATCTGTTTAACGATCCAGGTCTACCCGCGTTCACTCCGAGAGGCACGGGAGCTAGTCCAGGGGGAATCGTAACACGGTTACTTTTGTACATTAGAGCAACCCCATCAACGCATAAAATGTAGTTTTTGGAACAGTGTTTTGCTTATTTGGAAGAAAGAGAGTGTAGGAGAGAGAATGGGGTGAAGCGTCTGCTAATTTAGAGATATTAGAACAGTAAAAGGTTTGCGAAAATCGAAGGAGGAGCTGTGCTATGCGCGTATTGCGCAcagcacgcgcccgctgggcgcgtcaggcgcgcctgacagaCTGttcagtttcttttttttttttaatcaaatttgctttctttattttttttccccattttctctttcataatcacactcacaaaaacttctcagttaccgcgaaaaaactccattgataaggatgctcttattacTCATGACTTTTGGAGTCTTTGTCAACAACTACATTCCTATTTCCTTGTACTGGTGATTTGACATTCACAAAATTCATGGCTCCAAGTCAATTACAAGTACTCTATTCGTACGCATTTCTATAGTTTGGTCATAGAAGCAGCCATGATTTTCCATGCCCAAATGTGAAATGAAGACCAAGAATAAAAAACCTAGAAAATTCTTTTGGATACAATCATACCACAAGATGCCTTCATCATAAGATCTTGATACTTGACATGAtctgaaaagaaaataatcttAGGTAACCTATCATAGTATCATCATTTATATCCTAACCTAATGTGAACAGAAAATAATATTAGGAACATACAAGAGTCAACATATAAAATTAGTACAAGACAAGCACGAGATTAAGGTAGGACGACGATCGCAACGTAGTAATCCCAAGGGCACCAACGTGTGGATCGACCTCGTGTAAATGCACCACAACAAGGAATTCTAGGACGACAAACTCTGAGTATTACTCCACAATCTTTTGTCGAGCCGATGTTAGATCGCGAATTTAAGCCAGACGACTTTCCTTTAAATCAAAGCTCTAGGTACTTTTCCATTACTTAAACATTCTATATTTAAATtgggtttttcaaaaaaaaatatatttaaattgcaTGAATGCACAACCATTAAATTTCAACTTTTCTAGATAACGACTCGTGACTTACTCTGATAccaattattaaatcaaatcaagcaCTTACCAtacaccaaaagttataattagtaCATAACAAATGTGTTCTTTATATTTACGTAGTAATCGTCGCCACTTTTGGAGTTACCCATTCAGGCTCAACCCAACATAACATATGGTATGAAGAACATTTATGAAATAAAGTGAAACACACACCAACTGCTACAAAAATTAACTCCATATCTGAAAGAAGAAACTTGAAGTTGGCTTATTATTGTATCACAGGCAGGAAACTATTGTAATATCAGATCAAAACTTCTACATATATTACTCCCTAATAAATTAGGGAACTTCAATTCCTATAAATTGCATGTTCACTGTCATATTACTCCCAGCTTCCTATATTAAGGGAcgtctatatatatgtacttcaTTCAAAAGCAACCAAAATCCTTGGCCTGTCTGCTCGAATAGATTCAACCGAACATCGAATAATTAATCTCATCTTGTAAGATGCATGTGAAAAGTTTAGTAAGGGACTAGGGTCTTCCCCGTTTCAAGCAGCAAGAAGGGCACTTGTATTGCTGTATAATCTCAGCTTTTGCCGGCGTCATCTTCACACATTTCCCGTGAAACCATCTCTCGCAGACGTCGCACCCAATCCAGAACTCATCGGCGTTGTAGTTTCCTCCGCAGCTCCCACATAGCGTTTCGCCgtgttcttcttcatctttttcgCGACTTTTATTTGCCAGCTTCGACGAGTTTTTGGCCTGCCCTTCACTAGTTCTCTGCAAAATACAAAGGGATGGAGAATACGTAACCATAGAGAAGATGCCCTGGAGAAATACAGGGCAAGTTCGCAGTTGTACGTAGTCCATTGCTCTAACATCTTTCGTCTGCTGAATATGCATGATTTTGTAAATGTTAACCTCAAAGGTAGACATACAGGAAAAAAAGCATACGAAAGGCCTTAGGGTAAAGGATTAAAACTACAACATTGTCACAcaactaagagcatccttatcagtggagtTTTTTTCGCGATTTTTAAGagatttttgtaagtgtgattaggaaagagaatgtgggagaaagaataaaaagagaaaaagaaaagtgaaaaaaaaatgcattctGACAACAATATGGTTTTCTATATACTTCACCTGCAACTCCTACAATATCTTTGATTTTGCAGGACTAGTTTTGCTCCATAATTTTCTACTCACATTAGTGTTGGTTTTCTTCCTCAAATTTTTTCTCTGACATTAACCTTGCAATAACTACTGATATAGATGCCCTAAGGGTATCTTTGTCTTGTAATACTATTTCATTCTAAAAGTGAGTCATACTTTCACATCAttgaatttacaatttatttactaTTTCTTTTACATTTCTACAATACtctttcacttttaaaagtggtcTCACTTATCTCATTTGTACTAAAAGATGATAAGTATTAGACAAAACTGAGCGGAGTAACTAAAGCATAACTATTTGTTCTTATTTACcgcaaataatataataacaaaataataataataatataaataaataaaaatatagcaaaaggccttgtggtcaagcagcatagctgtggccctcccaagtgagaggtcacagatttgtgcttcagtaggctgctgtatgtatgaacaaatactacattgtaacagagtcaatagtattaaagcaaaagtacaaatacaaaatataaaaggCTGCTAGGCCTTTGTACTTGCTGCTTTCAAAATAAGAAAGTTTGCAAGCCACAGATTTAAGAAAGTTTttcaaattacaaaaaaaaaaaaaaaaaaatcactgaaTTTCAGGGATGGGTTAGCCTAATCATGGACTTAAACAATTATTAGTAGGTGCATAATCCAGGAAGTAGGAtcaaaagtacaatttttttcGCCTCAATGTCATCCTTTATTATTCATCTGTTTCATCGgtctcattttacatgtttagttactattcattagtcaaagtcactgtttttctttgtttttttttagtattttttgttatttttaaatttaattttttatatttaatagtatttttaatgtaatgtttagatacataaattttatgaactatactaatactaaatttgccaatgaccttgtagtctagtgacacGAAGTGGCTGTTCCAAATGAGAAGTtatgtgcttcagtaagttgagaaaattgatatgaacagatactaacTTATAACAaagttaatagtactcaaatactaatactaaatttaatattatgaaaattttgaattgtaaataacaaTAAACACAAAATGAAACTGAAGAAGTATTTACCTTTGTGCTTCCTCGAGATTTGTTTCCACTATCCGCATTAGACTTGTCTTTCACCGGATTTTTTTCCAGCACAGCCTCAAATATGGTAGGCAGATCATTTATTAAGTTAAATAGATGTCTCCTGTTAAACAAGCTACAACGTTAAGTGCTAAACTTGATTTGTGAAAAAGAAAGTGTTAAGAGTTTCACCATTTGAAACATAAGGAAGAACATATGGGTCATGAGTTATGCTAGTTATAGTACATGTGTATTATAGTGTGCATGcaggtttttgttttttttttttttggtgcaatGGATGCATGGCGCCACCAACTTTAACTCGCAACAGTTCTCTAAAGCATTATAGTCCAGTTGAGTAAGCTTGACACTATCACCTGATTGTCTACCCGTAGTGTATTAGTGTCAAGAAGGTGTAGTGCATTAGTGTCAAGAAGGAATAAAACAAAGTACCTGTCGTTTTGGGTGAGATGGGCTCCAAAGTAGAATGCAACAGATAGCAACCAACAATCACTGTGGATAGCAACAAGTGAAAGCCAATCTCTGCGGTTCATGCCATCCCTGGCAAAGTTTATCCCAAGAACAGGCTCTGGAAGCTCCGGTGGAACTTCCTCTGCCGGAATGTTCACTTCCCAGGTTTCATTTTGATGTCCGTACAAGCACAAATTCTCCTTCTCTATAACACATCATTATATaacaattgcacaaaagcatcTAAAACTGCCATTACGCATAAACTACACAGATCAGAGATTAGCTTAGCAGAAACAAAGCTCTATAACAATGCAACGCAAATAACAGAATTATAACTAATGATCGATACTTCATCAAATttcagttggaaattaaatttgatcaacaattctatcctgaTTAGCTTTACAACCTAAGATGATTTAATTAAAAAGCAGTAAAGAAACGGTGAGTTCGAATTAAAGTTTACCTGGATCGCACAGACCGTAGAACTCATCCACATCTGGAAGAAGGAAAGCAGtagaaattcaaacaaaaattggGGAATATTTACACGAAAATGTTCATGAATGGAATTACCGTAGGTTAATGCCCGGAGAATCCCGGAGCGACGGGCGCTGAAATCCTTGAAGATCTCCTCAACGGTTCGACCCATTTCTGCATATATCGATCCGAGATCTCAAAAATGCAAAAAGAAAATATGATATGATTGCAGTGATCTGATAGAGAGAAAGAAATGAATTGAATGAATTGTTAAAGTCCGTATAATTCGAATTGGTGATCTGAGAGACACTCGATCCCAGTATACGTGTGGTGCATGaaatagaaaaataagaaatcaaaaacaaataacaaatataacacttgtgtaagaccgtctcacatgTCTCAATTTGTGAGACGTtatcggatctttgattaatgagtcgaATCTTttaacacaaatttttgccataacaaataacaaagaatgtGCTGccaaaagaccttgtggtcaagcaacATAATTGCATAATTGTCGCTCTTCCAAATAGGGTGAAAAACTATGTATAAACAGTAAAATACAAATTTAGTTAAATtaagtaattacaaagttacaagttgGACGTAATCTTAGTGGGAGTAGCCTATTATTGGACTTCTTAATTTAAGTCGGTCGGCTATAGACAACCTAAACTGGTTAGGCCAGCTAAAATCACAAGACATAATTTATTCAGTACATACATTTAAGTAGTAGCTACAAATTTTTGTGACCACTCTAGATACAAAATATatctacaatttttaaaaacagtCAACAATGTCGATCCATATTGTTTACCAGATACAAGTATACAACTATATAGACTATTTTATATTGTACCAAGTATTATTAACATCAGTATGAAGTATGCCCATCATGTATactatgtataattgtatatgaTATTATCTACCGAGGATATCCAAAATAATGGGATATTTTTATCTTGAACAGTATCATTTAGTACAAAAAAGACAATATCATAGAGGATAGAATATGCATAACTCCAAAAAACAAGTGGCTTTAAGATAAGGGGCGGAGATGGAGGGGTAGAGAGAAGAATGGCGGCAGTTGTACTGAACCAGCTTCAACCAACCACTCTCAAGCATTCCAAGCAACCGCAACCGCAACCGCAACGGTTGGCAGCCGTGAGAGTGAACGCAACTTCCGGCAACGCCCAGCAGCTTATACAGTCCGGAACCGTACGCCCAATTCCGCCCAAAGATGCCGGCACGGCCGTGGATTCCGAAGGCTACATCTTGCTGGATATCCGGCCCGAATGGGAAAGAGTCAAGGCCCGAGTTTCGGGCTCTCGCCACATTCCGTTGTTCGTCAAGGACCCGGATAATAGCCCCTTGGGTCTGCTCAAGAAATGGGTGCATTTCGGTTATATTGGGCTGTGGACGGGCCAGAATATGACCATGATCAACCCCGAGTTTTTAACGCAAGTAGAGACACAGATTCCTGACAAGGATTCCAAGATCCTCGTAGCTTGTGGTGAAGGATTGAGGtgcgaatttttttattaacattataattttaatgttattttggTGACAGAAGAAAATCTTAGTCACTAGAGTgtgtataattaaattttatcttGTGATCCTAACTTAACTGCTTAAATCAAAAGCGTCAATAAGCGGTTGgaagtaaaaatttaaattattaattttttgttattattggttattatatataatttcatgCATGTGTATAAGGTTTTGATTTTGGTTGATTACATGCATATAGGTCTATGATGGCTGTTTCAaaattgcacaaaagtggaTACGCAAACCTGGCATGGCTGGCCGGAGGGTTTAAATCCGCCGACGATAGCCATTTTCCGGCGGTCGAAGGGCCGGAGAAGTTGCAGTATGCCACGGTCGGAGGTGCATCGTATTACTTCCTTCAATTGCTTATTTTACTTCGAGCTGTGGGGAAGAATGATTGATCCAATAATGACTCTTTTTTGTGTATTGAATTTGATCTAAATTTTATAAGCAAAATTTGACTCTTACTTAGAGAAGCCCAATTGCTCTTCCTGAATCGTATCAGCAGAGTTTTTTTTGAATTGTAGTGATGAATAACCTATGCAAATAAGTTATATCATTTGATAtaaattgcattttatttatttaaatacagAGAGTACATATATGCTTATTGGCATAGTCCATATTCTGCAAATTGCTTGATCCTGTTCAATCTATTACAACTTACAAGCACACTCAAACAAGATTATAAGTATACTGCTACTTCATTCCACACAGACTAGGAAGATTggaaaccaaacaaacaaaaaaacattatttgacAAAATCAAAAGACATGAGTAGTTTGACAGAGGGATACTTCTGCCCCTTTTGATCATGGAGTGTTACAGCGCGAACACCGGTTCTCAGCTCAGAAACAGGCAGACAAGTCTGGCCTCCAAAATCATCAATCTCAGACATATCATATTCGTGAACTTCAATTCGAACCAATGCAAGTTCAGGAACAGTGAGAGGGAACTCGAATTCCTCGTCCCATGTTGGAATCCAGTTATCCTCAATTGCCTTTGTTTTCTTCATTGTTGAATCTGCTGGAACTCCTGCAATTCCAATCTGGAAATACACCAAACCAAACCCATTTATTTTGCATTAAAAATCTGTTCTTTATTGTTCATCTTCTGCCTTTAAACACTGTTTTATGATTAAACTccaaagttaaaattaaagagCAGCAGGAAATTAATGTACTGTCAACCTTAACATAGAAGTCTGGGGGAGAATGAAAGTCGAAATGTGTTCGTTTAAAATCCAGATGCCACCCTTCTCCCATGTATACTTTCACCTGATAATCGCGAAGAATATGAAATCTAGCAAAGAATTTGCAGGACTAAACATGAGAAGGGAAAAGATTCACTTTTCTGTTATGTACCTTTAATGTTGTTTTCACAGGTAAGAGGTTTTTAGGATCATGGACATCATTAGGATTTAGTAAAAGTTCTGGTTTTTTCACATAACCACACCCTCCATTTGCTCTGAACATTCCTTGCATCAACCAAAGTGGCCTACCATATCCCTGGCAACCAAATCGCGTTTACTAATTGGagaaattttccatttttttctcGAGTAAGAATGtgaaactaaataaaataaacctgCATGTTAAATGCAACCATCTGAGCTCCATGGATCCATCCAATTAAGGGGTTGTAGTTTGAAGAATCGAAACGTATGCCCTTTGGATATATTCTCAGCATATTTCTCTGGGTGAACCTTGAAGGAGATTATCAATTATCATCAGTTCATTTGAAAGCAGATAGTATTCGTTTCACAAAATGACGCAAAAGTTTAGTCTCTCTCACCTGATAATTTCTTTGCCATGTGTCAGGACAATACTTTCAAGCTTTTCTTCGCTTAAGCTAACACGTCGTACCTTATCAGGATCTGCATTTATCCACTGCTCGACTTTACCCTTAGTTTTCCCGCCCTGGATTGCAATCAAACGCTTGTATTCGGGTGCAGCATTTGGCGGCACACCATGATTTGAATGATGGGAATCGTCGTCTTCTGCACACTCATGATCTGCAGCATCCTCTTTGTTATTCTGAGACAAATATGATAATTGATAAATTAGTTTCGCAGAGCTGAAATTTTATACAAAACATAGtatacattaatccatatactGAAGTACCTCATATAGGGCTTTGAATTTATGTGATAGGTCTGAAATTTCCTTTCCCCATGCATTTTCCTCTGAAGCACTTTTTGTGCTGTGGGAATTACTGTTATCTTTGTCTTTCAGAGACTTACTTTCCTGATATTCTACAGGTGGTTttgttgaaattattatttttcgcTTCAATGATTCCGGGGAAGGAAATTCTGTCAAACATTCTGATCCAGGAGCAAACAGAATGTCCCCGAACGTTTGAGAGACCATCTGAAATCAAACATCCACGAAATCAAGCAGACCTAAAAACTCAACCTAAAAGTAAAGACTAAAGAGTAATTTGCAGATAGGCCAGCAGGCACTCACCTCTGCAACTTTAGCCTGAAGATCTGGAGTGAGGTGATCTTCTAGAGTAATAATAACTGGATATTCAGACGATATGAAAGCATGCTCCCGGATTGATTTCAAGCACTTGATGAGCTCCACTGGAGTTGTAAGTGTCCTGGAAATTGAAAACCCCATAACAGAAGATCACAAAAGCAGTCTGCAGATAGCTTTGACAATCTTAAGAAACAAAAAGAACTGAGAGCAGGATGAACCATTTTACCCTCCATGAAGAATATCAACATTGTCCTTGGAGGAATTAGGCCACATATCGAGTTCAATCACCCTAACACCGCGCTCCAGAGCTTTTATAATTGGCACGTCGCTGCAGTCGCTATTGAGCTGGTTCCCAGTTAGGTAGGTATTGTGGCTAGTGTATATGTAATAATGTGACAATGGAGCATTCATATCATGATGCACCTGGGATACCAAAAAAAACCATCACCACTAATGTGAAACAAACATCAGAAAACCTCCAATCTTAAAATTCTTAATCCCATTGTTAGATCAGTTCTCTCTTCTATATGTTTAGATTCCAATATAATCATAAACAAAAACTGCACATGTTGAGCGGAGGCCTAATGGGTTAAGTCCAGCAACAGATAGCTAGAGAATAGCGAACTGAGCACCAGGTAGCTCGAGAATTGCTGGGAAAGacctgaagggccaagtccaataCCAATGACTAGGGATTGCTAAGGGGAGACCTTAAGGGCCAAATCCAACATCCTGTCTTTCGAAATGTGACATTGGCTGCTATGTaagtacaagaaaataaaattgcgtCTTTGCTCGAGCAATAGTATTTGGCGTAGTGACAAGCGTTTGATGCTAACAAATGATATCAGAGCAGGAGTCGGGCATCGAGTGGCCTAAGCcctaaagggccaagtccaacaccgtGGCTTTCGAAATATGAGCTTAATCCTAACAGCACATATATCAGAGTAAATGCACAATTTGGATCAACTGATGATGATTGAAAGGAATTAAAACAGCACCTTATTAGCAGGGGGAAGAGGAGAGTTTGTCTCACTGAAAAGGTATCGAAAGAACGATTCGAGATTAAGCCCTTTGCTGTGATGAAACACATGGAGATGCTCAAGGGACTTGAGTGCAGCCTCCATTGCAGACTCAGCTTCTTCCTTAGAAACACTTTCTTCTCCCTGAACTTCCTTCAGGAACTTGTGCAGATGCTCCGCACTCATCATTCCGTTCTCCGAGAATCTGCCAAACAGGGCCTTGATCTCATCTGGTGGCTCAGCATCTCTCAGCTTGAACTTTCTCGAGAAACAGCAGATTCTGTAAGTTTgctttgacattttttttgtgGAGCTTCGGGTAATGGGATTCAGGGGAATTTGGGATGAAGATGAGGCTTTGATACTCCACAGTTCACACTATGATTGTTATAAATGTCTGTAGATGGATGA
This region of Ipomoea triloba cultivar NCNSP0323 chromosome 15, ASM357664v1 genomic DNA includes:
- the LOC116006345 gene encoding PHD finger protein ALFIN-LIKE 1-like; protein product: MGRTVEEIFKDFSARRSGILRALTYDVDEFYGLCDPEKENLCLYGHQNETWEVNIPAEEVPPELPEPVLGINFARDGMNRRDWLSLVAIHSDCWLLSVAFYFGAHLTQNDRRHLFNLINDLPTIFEAVLEKNPVKDKSNADSGNKSRGSTKRTSEGQAKNSSKLANKSREKDEEEHGETLCGSCGGNYNADEFWIGCDVCERWFHGKCVKMTPAKAEIIQQYKCPSCCLKRGRP
- the LOC116006628 gene encoding rhodanese-like domain-containing protein 10, producing MAAVVLNQLQPTTLKHSKQPQPQPQRLAAVRVNATSGNAQQLIQSGTVRPIPPKDAGTAVDSEGYILLDIRPEWERVKARVSGSRHIPLFVKDPDNSPLGLLKKWVHFGYIGLWTGQNMTMINPEFLTQVETQIPDKDSKILVACGEGLRSMMAVSKLHKSGYANLAWLAGGFKSADDSHFPAVEGPEKLQYATVGGASYYFLQLLILLRAVGKND
- the LOC116006627 gene encoding phosphoinositide phospholipase C 2-like yields the protein MSKQTYRICCFSRKFKLRDAEPPDEIKALFGRFSENGMMSAEHLHKFLKEVQGEESVSKEEAESAMEAALKSLEHLHVFHHSKGLNLESFFRYLFSETNSPLPPANKVHHDMNAPLSHYYIYTSHNTYLTGNQLNSDCSDVPIIKALERGVRVIELDMWPNSSKDNVDILHGGTLTTPVELIKCLKSIREHAFISSEYPVIITLEDHLTPDLQAKVAEMVSQTFGDILFAPGSECLTEFPSPESLKRKIIISTKPPVEYQESKSLKDKDNSNSHSTKSASEENAWGKEISDLSHKFKALYENNKEDAADHECAEDDDSHHSNHGVPPNAAPEYKRLIAIQGGKTKGKVEQWINADPDKVRRVSLSEEKLESIVLTHGKEIIRFTQRNMLRIYPKGIRFDSSNYNPLIGWIHGAQMVAFNMQGYGRPLWLMQGMFRANGGCGYVKKPELLLNPNDVHDPKNLLPVKTTLKVKVYMGEGWHLDFKRTHFDFHSPPDFYVKIGIAGVPADSTMKKTKAIEDNWIPTWDEEFEFPLTVPELALVRIEVHEYDMSEIDDFGGQTCLPVSELRTGVRAVTLHDQKGQKYPSVKLLMSFDFVK